In Flavobacteriales bacterium, one genomic interval encodes:
- a CDS encoding queuosine precursor transporter: MIHSILSDKATRLYLILGGFFVVNAIMAEMIGVKLFQLETVFGLSKADFTLLGQPHLSFALSVGVLPWPIVFIMTDVINDYYGVRGVRFLTLLTTALIAFAFLVLYFAIHIAPADFWIGTSVEQGVPDMQAAFTAIFGQGMNIIVGSLTAFVVGQLLDAWVFRSIKRVTGDKRIWLRATGSTIISQLIDSVVVTYVAFFAFKGWSFQLCTALVLTAYCYKLVIAVLATPLIYLAHSGVERYLGRPKAEAMRAAALRRSDEQ, encoded by the coding sequence ATGATCCACTCAATCCTTTCCGATAAAGCCACGCGACTTTACCTGATCCTCGGTGGCTTCTTCGTGGTAAATGCGATCATGGCCGAGATGATCGGTGTGAAATTGTTCCAGCTCGAAACTGTATTTGGTCTTTCGAAAGCGGACTTCACTTTACTTGGTCAACCCCACTTGAGCTTTGCACTAAGTGTTGGTGTGCTGCCATGGCCGATCGTCTTCATCATGACCGATGTGATCAACGACTATTATGGTGTCCGTGGTGTCCGTTTTCTGACATTGCTCACTACTGCACTTATCGCATTCGCTTTTCTTGTTCTTTATTTCGCTATACATATTGCACCTGCCGATTTCTGGATCGGCACCAGCGTTGAACAAGGAGTCCCGGACATGCAGGCCGCCTTCACGGCGATCTTCGGGCAGGGTATGAACATCATCGTGGGATCGTTGACCGCATTCGTCGTTGGTCAGCTATTGGACGCGTGGGTGTTCAGAAGCATCAAACGCGTTACCGGCGACAAACGGATCTGGTTGCGTGCAACCGGCAGCACGATCATAAGCCAATTGATCGATAGCGTTGTGGTGACCTACGTTGCATTCTTCGCATTCAAAGGATGGTCGTTCCAATTATGTACAGCATTGGTGCTCACGGCATACTGTTACAAACTGGTGATAGCAGTGTTAGCTACTCCATTGATCTATCTCGCACACTCCGGTGTTGAGCGGTATCTTGGCCGACCTAAGGCTGAAGCAATGCGTGCAGCTGCCCTGAGAAGAAGTGACGAACAGTGA
- a CDS encoding four helix bundle protein has translation MAERPPNSKVFGKSGGYEKLKSYQVAELVLDITVRFVKRYIEPGSRTNDQMVQAARSGSRNITEGSVFSATSKKLEMNLTNVAKASLEELKKDYTAFLRHNKLKQWGSNDPIRQELVDKRFTDVDTVARWGRDVHTRFPERSTPEIAGNIGFILANVAFGLSDRQLQSLGRKFEENGGFSERLYKVRTDVRKQQPGKDQKK, from the coding sequence ATGGCAGAGCGCCCGCCCAATAGTAAGGTCTTTGGAAAAAGCGGTGGTTACGAAAAGCTGAAGAGCTACCAAGTAGCCGAATTGGTCTTGGATATTACCGTGCGTTTTGTGAAGCGCTACATCGAACCGGGCAGTCGCACCAATGACCAAATGGTGCAGGCCGCACGCAGCGGCAGCCGCAATATCACAGAGGGATCTGTCTTTAGTGCGACCTCCAAGAAGTTGGAGATGAATCTAACGAATGTCGCAAAGGCCAGCCTTGAAGAATTGAAGAAGGACTACACCGCCTTTCTCCGCCACAACAAGTTGAAGCAATGGGGGAGCAACGATCCCATCCGCCAAGAGTTGGTGGATAAGCGCTTCACGGATGTGGATACTGTGGCACGCTGGGGCCGCGACGTGCACACCCGTTTCCCGGAGCGCAGCACACCGGAGATCGCTGGGAACATCGGATTCATTTTGGCCAACGTGGCCTTTGGGCTAAGCGATCGCCAACTGCAAAGCCTGGGACGCAAATTCGAAGAGAACGGTGGGTTTAGCGAGCGCCTGTACAAGGTGCGCACGGATGTACGCAAGCAACAACCCGGTAAGGACCAAAAGAAGTGA
- a CDS encoding GNAT family N-acetyltransferase yields the protein MNDSVIIEPIRKDDHEGLFRLVDKERARLSTYFPVTCSRCSDPRHTRRYIKEILALSDKRELFCFLLRDYEGSDPIGAVFLKEFDWSIPKCEIAYFINSIFEKRGATSLGVMWAVDHAFTNLGVEKVYARISPENIGSIKVVENCGFQREGLLRRDFRTSKGELLDVYMYSCLR from the coding sequence GTGAACGATTCAGTGATCATAGAACCGATCCGAAAGGATGATCACGAAGGCCTTTTCCGACTAGTGGATAAGGAACGGGCACGGTTATCGACCTACTTCCCTGTTACGTGTTCGCGTTGTTCCGATCCGCGACATACGCGTCGGTATATCAAGGAGATATTAGCGCTCAGCGACAAGCGCGAACTGTTCTGTTTCCTGCTGCGCGATTATGAAGGAAGCGATCCGATCGGTGCAGTGTTCCTCAAGGAGTTCGATTGGAGCATTCCGAAATGTGAGATAGCCTATTTCATCAATTCGATCTTCGAGAAACGTGGTGCTACGAGCTTGGGTGTAATGTGGGCCGTGGATCATGCTTTCACCAACCTCGGCGTGGAGAAAGTATATGCCAGGATCTCTCCGGAGAATATTGGGAGCATCAAAGTAGTGGAGAACTGTGGGTTCCAACGTGAAGGATTATTGCGCCGCGATTTCCGCACAAGCAAAGGGGAGCTGCTGGATGTTTATATGTACAGTTGTTTGAGGTAA
- a CDS encoding c-type cytochrome yields MKTVIKVLVILVLAIVLIALLGVTYITQALPGIDAPSDLKVEVTPERVERGAYLANSVCVCMDCHSQRDWNAFAAPPILGTAGAGGDKFDRTMQFPGEFYAKNITPFTMKNWSDGEIYRAITSGVSKDGHPFFPVMPYMNYNKLATEDVYSIIAYLRSLDPIETKPYPESVIDLPVNLIMRTVPEPPHPMARPAMTDPNYGEYVTNAAACIECHTHTEKGKKIGEPLAGGFEFQFPNGSIVRSANITPSEDGGIGKWSKEQFIQRFKLYQDSAYVVPAVNWERGDMQTPMPWMMYASMTTEDLGAIYDYLRTIKPVASVIEKWTPPGS; encoded by the coding sequence ATGAAAACTGTTATCAAGGTCCTCGTGATCCTGGTTCTCGCGATCGTGTTGATCGCGCTCCTTGGTGTCACCTACATCACCCAAGCACTTCCAGGCATCGACGCACCATCTGACCTGAAGGTGGAAGTAACGCCCGAACGAGTAGAACGTGGCGCTTATCTGGCGAATAGTGTGTGCGTTTGTATGGACTGTCACAGTCAGCGTGATTGGAACGCGTTCGCGGCACCACCCATACTTGGTACCGCAGGCGCAGGTGGCGATAAGTTCGATCGCACGATGCAGTTCCCCGGCGAGTTCTACGCGAAGAACATCACGCCATTCACCATGAAGAATTGGAGCGATGGCGAGATATACCGTGCGATCACCAGCGGTGTGAGCAAGGATGGGCACCCCTTCTTTCCGGTGATGCCGTATATGAATTACAACAAGTTGGCAACCGAGGATGTGTATAGCATCATCGCCTACTTGCGTTCCCTCGATCCGATCGAGACGAAACCCTATCCTGAAAGTGTGATCGATCTCCCCGTGAATTTGATCATGCGCACTGTACCAGAACCTCCCCATCCAATGGCGCGGCCCGCAATGACCGATCCGAATTATGGGGAGTACGTCACGAATGCGGCTGCATGCATTGAGTGCCACACGCACACCGAAAAAGGCAAGAAGATCGGAGAGCCGCTCGCGGGTGGCTTTGAGTTCCAATTCCCGAATGGCAGTATTGTACGTTCGGCGAATATCACCCCAAGTGAAGATGGTGGTATCGGTAAATGGTCGAAAGAGCAATTCATCCAACGCTTCAAACTTTATCAGGATAGTGCATACGTTGTTCCGGCTGTCAACTGGGAGCGCGGAGACATGCAAACACCCATGCCGTGGATGATGTATGCCTCCATGACAACGGAGGACCTTGGCGCGATCTACGATTACTTGCGAACGATCAAGCCGGTCGCCAGTGTGATCGAGAAGTGGACACCGCCGGGATCGTAG
- a CDS encoding MOSC domain-containing protein, translating to MTLALASIHIYPIKSLGGYSVERAQVTPRGLEHDRRWMLIDPNGRFLSQREHGELACLHVSPTTDGMRVVDIRNSDELIIPWGLDHGETLRATIWNDAVDALLAPQEINDWFNERSLPGIRLVYMPDSTVRPTDPNFAIGQTSLSDGFPFLIISQVSLDDLNQRIQIDGSASVIPMERFRPNLVLEGGEPFQEDDWSTIRIGETRFELVKRCARCVITTTDQRTGRRANEPLRTLATYRKRVTPEGAVKLEFGMNAICLSGKVIQVGDLVTA from the coding sequence ATGACATTAGCGTTGGCATCGATCCATATCTATCCGATCAAATCACTTGGTGGCTATTCCGTTGAACGCGCTCAAGTGACACCGCGCGGACTCGAACACGATAGACGATGGATGTTGATCGACCCCAATGGTCGATTCCTATCCCAACGGGAACATGGAGAATTGGCTTGCTTGCACGTTTCCCCGACCACCGATGGAATGCGTGTGGTGGATATCCGGAACAGTGATGAGCTGATAATTCCTTGGGGGTTGGATCATGGTGAAACACTACGTGCTACCATTTGGAACGATGCGGTGGATGCTTTGCTCGCACCGCAGGAAATCAATGATTGGTTCAACGAACGGTCGCTTCCTGGAATACGCTTGGTATACATGCCCGATAGCACTGTACGGCCGACCGACCCGAATTTTGCAATTGGCCAAACATCGCTAAGCGATGGTTTTCCCTTCTTGATCATTTCACAGGTCTCGTTGGATGATCTTAACCAACGGATACAAATTGATGGTTCCGCATCCGTGATCCCGATGGAGCGCTTCAGACCTAATTTGGTGTTAGAAGGCGGCGAGCCATTTCAAGAAGATGATTGGAGCACTATCCGGATCGGTGAAACACGTTTCGAACTGGTGAAACGCTGTGCACGTTGCGTGATCACTACCACGGACCAGCGGACCGGAAGGCGTGCGAATGAACCGTTGCGGACCTTGGCCACGTATCGGAAACGTGTAACCCCGGAAGGTGCTGTGAAACTGGAATTCGGCATGAATGCTATTTGCCTGTCAGGGAAAGTGATACAAGTTGGCGATCTTGTGACCGCATGA
- a CDS encoding 5-formyltetrahydrofolate cyclo-ligase → MIASEKKAIRQRMIAQRDASNPAERAALSERIITELETLMKERNVKVLHSFLPMGSEVELFPLLDRAVKNGIEVYAPKTLKGRVLENYSYTGQQHLVPGVFGTRHPAGDEPYTGTFDMILVPGLAFTAKGDRLGYGAGYYDTFLPQHSKAMTVAVCFPFQVVDSLPVEAHDRAVQRVVTGAA, encoded by the coding sequence ATGATAGCATCGGAAAAGAAAGCCATCCGCCAACGCATGATCGCCCAGCGCGATGCCAGTAACCCTGCCGAGCGCGCAGCACTGAGCGAGCGCATCATCACCGAGCTCGAAACGTTGATGAAAGAACGCAACGTGAAAGTGTTGCATAGCTTTCTGCCGATGGGTTCGGAAGTGGAACTCTTCCCGCTGTTGGATCGTGCTGTGAAGAATGGCATCGAAGTCTACGCCCCGAAGACCTTGAAAGGTCGCGTATTGGAAAACTACAGCTACACCGGCCAGCAACATCTAGTACCAGGCGTCTTCGGCACACGCCATCCGGCAGGCGATGAACCATACACCGGCACCTTCGACATGATCCTTGTTCCCGGCCTCGCGTTCACTGCAAAGGGTGATCGACTTGGCTACGGTGCTGGCTACTACGACACCTTCCTGCCACAACACTCGAAGGCCATGACAGTGGCGGTCTGCTTCCCATTTCAAGTGGTAGATAGCCTGCCTGTAGAAGCGCATGATCGGGCTGTGCAACGGGTGGTCACTGGGGCGGCCTAG
- a CDS encoding T9SS type A sorting domain-containing protein, translated as MVSSPPSRFRSIALIASLVAIVLLFAAWTEATRPVLGPHSRMDLARFDRANDTLEWVVGTYFTTSGRCKGCHGHDVQGLASVDAQGTDVNLVDDWRSTMMANSARDPFFKAKVSHEVLVNPGHQGGIENKCLSCHAPLGMHEERLLGHAPFNMAMLDTSKLGNDGVGCLSCHMQSPDESGHVFSGDLEFHPAHVYGPYFDDQINPAIMEFFVDFTPGYGEHIVNSEVCAGCHTLITETLDLDGNITGDQFVEQATYHEWKNSIHSVNGTQCNTCHMPRINDPIILAAEYAFLNPQTPFGKHHFAGANVHMLELLKANREALDLRATEVQFDSTIERTKRMLQDRTLNVQLSLIGRTSDSIFYSLHLENRAGHRFPSGFPSRRAFIEFIVLNAEGDTVFKSGRTDSSYEVEGHDAGYEPHYDMINRTDQVQIYEMVMGDVFGNPTTVLERAKTPIKDNRLVPVGFSMAHPSYDTTLIAGAALLDDDFNYDSNGMDGSGTDRVDYHVALNGNTSALRAFATIYFQPVPPAWNDEMFSHNSTEIDSFRDLLDASDGTPSFVAMDSLSVGPVGINEHMTDHISLFPNPAVNGIVRVEATKGDRIELIGLYAADGRSVFVQKTPIANGIALQLPDVPGVYFLTLRINGSVILERVVRP; from the coding sequence ATGGTATCGTCTCCGCCATCACGATTTCGGTCAATCGCATTGATCGCTTCACTTGTTGCGATTGTCCTGTTGTTCGCAGCTTGGACCGAAGCCACGCGGCCCGTTCTGGGTCCACACAGTCGTATGGATCTGGCTCGGTTCGATCGCGCTAACGATACGTTGGAATGGGTGGTCGGCACGTACTTCACAACAAGCGGACGATGTAAAGGCTGCCATGGGCATGACGTACAAGGGCTTGCCAGTGTCGATGCACAAGGCACGGATGTGAACCTTGTCGACGACTGGCGTAGCACCATGATGGCCAACAGCGCGCGTGACCCCTTCTTCAAAGCGAAAGTGAGCCATGAAGTGCTAGTGAATCCAGGGCACCAAGGGGGGATCGAAAATAAATGCCTCAGCTGCCATGCGCCGTTGGGCATGCATGAAGAACGATTGCTTGGTCATGCACCATTCAACATGGCGATGTTGGATACAAGCAAATTGGGAAATGATGGCGTTGGCTGCTTAAGTTGTCATATGCAATCGCCGGACGAATCCGGACATGTTTTCAGCGGCGATCTCGAATTCCATCCTGCGCATGTTTACGGACCGTATTTCGATGACCAGATAAACCCTGCGATCATGGAGTTCTTCGTTGATTTCACACCGGGCTATGGTGAACACATCGTGAACAGCGAGGTATGTGCGGGATGCCATACCTTGATCACGGAGACGTTGGATCTTGATGGTAACATCACGGGTGACCAATTCGTTGAGCAAGCGACCTACCATGAATGGAAGAACAGCATTCATAGTGTGAACGGAACGCAGTGTAATACCTGCCACATGCCACGCATCAATGACCCTATCATCCTTGCTGCCGAATATGCTTTCCTGAACCCACAGACACCCTTCGGAAAACACCATTTCGCGGGAGCGAACGTGCATATGTTGGAGTTGTTGAAAGCCAATCGGGAAGCACTTGACCTGCGTGCGACGGAAGTGCAATTCGATAGTACGATCGAGCGCACAAAACGTATGTTGCAGGACCGGACCCTGAACGTTCAACTAAGCTTGATCGGCCGCACTTCCGACAGCATCTTCTATTCACTTCACTTGGAGAACCGCGCTGGACATCGCTTCCCGAGTGGTTTTCCATCGCGCCGAGCCTTCATCGAGTTCATAGTACTCAACGCTGAAGGTGATACCGTTTTCAAAAGTGGCAGAACGGATAGCAGCTACGAAGTTGAAGGACATGATGCCGGTTACGAACCACATTATGATATGATCAACCGGACGGATCAAGTGCAGATCTACGAAATGGTCATGGGCGATGTGTTCGGTAACCCGACCACCGTTCTTGAACGTGCAAAAACACCGATCAAGGATAACAGGCTCGTACCTGTTGGCTTTTCTATGGCACATCCAAGTTACGATACCACGTTGATCGCCGGTGCTGCATTGCTGGACGACGACTTCAACTACGATAGCAACGGTATGGATGGAAGTGGTACGGATCGCGTTGACTATCATGTTGCGCTGAACGGAAATACTTCGGCATTGCGTGCTTTCGCCACGATCTATTTCCAACCCGTACCACCTGCGTGGAACGACGAGATGTTCAGCCATAACAGCACGGAGATCGATAGTTTTCGTGACCTGTTGGATGCAAGCGACGGGACGCCGTCATTCGTTGCCATGGATTCACTTTCCGTGGGTCCGGTGGGGATAAATGAACATATGACCGATCACATTTCATTATTCCCGAACCCGGCTGTGAACGGCATCGTTCGCGTTGAGGCGACCAAGGGTGATCGCATTGAATTGATCGGCCTATATGCCGCGGATGGCCGATCGGTATTTGTGCAAAAGACACCCATTGCGAATGGCATTGCCCTTCAGTTACCCGATGTTCCCGGCGTTTACTTCCTGACCCTCCGCATCAATGGGTCCGTGATCCTGGAACGCGTAGTAAGGCCATGA
- the fdhF gene encoding formate dehydrogenase subunit alpha, translating into MNSTPTSKANSPTAPTAKTSTAPASSNATKTDTKVAYINGKETPIIEGETILDLLRRNMGPDPVPTLCDAPNLEPFGSCRVCSVEVALAGDGPTKVMASCHTPVANGQYITTHSERMKRLRKNIVELVLTNYPTEQLKTENHGANELYNVVQNIGFDIDSVRYPKGALPLDAAGPDRAFVSDTTHPYMVSNLDSCINCYRCVRACDEVQGEMVLTMAGRGFGSWIAKGTGESFNDSDCVSCGACAQACPTSAITDVFRSKETEADRIVRTVCTYCGVGCNLDVRVKDEKVVAITAPYDAESNQGHTCLKGRYAFSFYDHPDRIRTPLLKKDGKFVPATWDEAYDFITNKLTQLKTDHGPDSIAGISSARCPNEENYLMQKFMRAVIGTNNIDCCARVCHSPTALGMQHTYGTGAATNSIDDLNDTDTMMVIGANPTDAHPVTGAKIKQQAMKGKTLIVIDPRRIHLAKYAQHHLQLKPGTNVALLNMMMHYIIKEGLVDQKFIDNRTEGYAEFRDHLLALDIDKMEAVTGVPREQVRAAAIAYATSPAAMSFHGLGVTEHSQGTFTVMQIADLAMMTGNIGRRGVGVNPLRGQNNVQGAADMGAQPHQGAGYHEVDDMEINKLYEAHYGVPVPSHIGYKIPEMFNAAIDGSLKALWLIGEDVVQTDPNTNKVIKAMESLELLVVQELFMTETAQYADVILPGASFLEKSGTFTNGERRVQRVNAVVEPLSGTKPDGQIIVDIMNRMGAKEPDYHPSWVLEEISRIVPFFKGIRWENLGENGKQWPVAEDGTDTQILHGTSFKRGLGKFFAPDWIESKEVSEHGKEYPYIITTNRELEHYNCGTMTRRTRNNDILTEDVLMIHPDDAAKNNIAEGDMVCVESPRGKVDIKARITDEVKPGILSSTFHFPEIMLNIITSDVHDTEALCPEYKVVSCRIRKAKKGHLRKAGEVVA; encoded by the coding sequence ATGAACTCGACACCCACTTCAAAGGCTAACTCGCCTACAGCACCCACTGCCAAGACCAGCACAGCGCCTGCATCTTCGAACGCCACGAAGACTGATACCAAGGTGGCCTACATCAACGGAAAGGAAACGCCGATCATTGAAGGGGAGACCATCCTCGATCTATTGCGCCGCAACATGGGTCCGGATCCCGTTCCTACGCTCTGCGATGCACCTAATTTGGAGCCTTTTGGTAGTTGCCGTGTGTGTAGCGTGGAAGTGGCATTGGCGGGGGACGGCCCAACGAAAGTGATGGCCAGTTGCCACACGCCGGTCGCCAACGGCCAGTACATCACCACGCACAGCGAGCGCATGAAACGGCTGCGCAAGAACATCGTGGAATTGGTGCTCACGAACTACCCGACCGAGCAACTGAAGACAGAAAACCACGGTGCAAATGAATTGTACAACGTGGTACAGAACATTGGCTTTGATATCGATAGCGTTCGTTACCCGAAAGGAGCACTACCTCTGGATGCCGCCGGTCCCGACCGTGCGTTCGTGAGTGACACTACGCACCCCTACATGGTGAGCAACCTCGACAGCTGCATCAACTGTTACCGTTGTGTGCGCGCCTGCGATGAAGTGCAAGGTGAAATGGTGCTGACCATGGCCGGTCGCGGCTTTGGTAGTTGGATCGCGAAGGGCACCGGAGAGAGTTTCAACGACAGTGATTGTGTGAGTTGCGGTGCTTGTGCGCAAGCTTGCCCGACGAGCGCCATCACTGATGTGTTCCGTAGCAAGGAGACCGAGGCCGACCGCATCGTGCGCACCGTGTGTACTTACTGCGGCGTGGGTTGTAACTTGGATGTTCGCGTGAAGGACGAGAAGGTCGTGGCGATCACTGCGCCCTACGATGCCGAATCGAACCAAGGACATACCTGCTTGAAGGGCCGTTATGCCTTCAGCTTTTACGACCACCCGGACCGCATCCGCACGCCGCTCCTGAAGAAGGATGGCAAGTTCGTGCCAGCGACTTGGGACGAAGCGTACGACTTCATCACCAACAAGCTCACGCAGTTGAAGACCGACCACGGTCCGGACAGCATCGCGGGGATCAGCAGTGCGCGTTGTCCGAATGAGGAGAACTACCTCATGCAGAAATTCATGCGGGCGGTGATCGGCACCAACAACATCGATTGCTGCGCGCGTGTATGCCACAGCCCTACTGCCCTTGGCATGCAACACACCTACGGAACGGGTGCGGCCACCAATAGCATCGACGACCTCAACGATACCGATACCATGATGGTGATCGGTGCGAATCCCACCGATGCACACCCTGTGACCGGCGCCAAGATCAAGCAGCAGGCCATGAAGGGCAAGACGCTGATCGTGATCGATCCACGTCGCATCCACTTGGCCAAGTACGCGCAACATCACTTGCAACTGAAGCCCGGCACCAACGTGGCGCTACTGAACATGATGATGCACTACATCATCAAAGAAGGTTTGGTGGATCAGAAATTCATTGACAACCGTACCGAAGGCTACGCCGAATTCCGCGATCATTTGTTGGCACTGGACATCGACAAGATGGAAGCTGTTACAGGTGTGCCACGCGAGCAAGTGCGTGCTGCAGCGATCGCCTACGCGACGAGTCCCGCTGCCATGAGCTTCCACGGTTTGGGTGTTACCGAGCATTCACAAGGGACCTTCACCGTAATGCAGATCGCCGACCTCGCGATGATGACCGGCAACATCGGTCGGCGCGGTGTGGGTGTGAATCCGTTGCGCGGACAGAACAACGTGCAGGGCGCGGCCGACATGGGTGCCCAGCCGCACCAAGGCGCAGGCTACCACGAGGTGGACGACATGGAGATCAACAAACTATACGAAGCGCACTACGGCGTGCCCGTGCCCAGCCACATCGGTTACAAGATCCCCGAGATGTTCAACGCCGCCATCGATGGTAGTTTGAAGGCGCTGTGGTTGATCGGTGAGGACGTGGTGCAGACGGACCCGAACACCAATAAGGTGATCAAGGCCATGGAAAGCTTGGAGCTGCTGGTGGTTCAAGAGCTCTTCATGACCGAGACCGCTCAGTACGCCGACGTGATCCTGCCCGGCGCAAGCTTCCTGGAAAAGAGCGGAACCTTCACCAACGGTGAGCGCCGCGTGCAACGTGTGAACGCTGTTGTGGAACCACTTTCCGGTACCAAGCCCGATGGCCAGATCATCGTGGACATCATGAACCGCATGGGTGCCAAAGAGCCCGACTACCATCCGAGCTGGGTGCTGGAGGAGATCAGCCGCATCGTGCCGTTCTTCAAAGGAATTCGCTGGGAAAACCTCGGCGAGAACGGCAAGCAGTGGCCTGTAGCCGAAGACGGCACCGACACGCAGATCCTGCACGGCACCAGCTTCAAACGCGGCCTAGGAAAATTCTTCGCTCCGGATTGGATCGAAAGCAAAGAGGTGAGCGAACACGGCAAGGAATATCCTTACATCATCACCACCAACCGTGAGCTGGAGCACTACAACTGCGGCACCATGACGCGCCGTACGCGCAACAACGATATCCTTACCGAGGATGTACTAATGATCCACCCGGATGATGCCGCCAAGAACAACATCGCTGAAGGCGATATGGTCTGCGTGGAAAGCCCGCGCGGTAAGGTGGACATCAAGGCCCGCATCACCGACGAAGTGAAGCCCGGCATCCTCAGCAGCACCTTCCACTTCCCGGAGATCATGCTCAACATCATCACCAGCGATGTACACGACACCGAGGCGCTATGCCCGGAATACAAGGTGGTGAGTTGTAGGATACGGAAAGCGAAGAAGGGGCATTTGCGGAAGGCGGGGGAGGTAGTGGCTTGA
- a CDS encoding formate dehydrogenase: MSKNITSLSGRDGKELDDSLWERLQQVANSGHGSPSGQMLTEVAQDFLVGEAVTYGTSSFYDFLKRDNKDIKAYVCNGSTCLVAGTQDRVSRELKRHFKAEEIGHMCCLGRCHENSAFNVGGRNYSGDAIEHIDALVKGTSSPQSGKHHVDTSMEQPILTAPMPALDAFYVLWERVLKADPKDILNEITVATIRGRGGAGFPMGFKLQACRDAEDRTGNGTPRKYIVCNADEGDPAAFSDRYLLEQRPHLVLLGMMIAGYCAGADTGVLYIRAEYPEAVAIVKQAVKDIEAKGWIGKDIKGSGFNYRFKVIMAAGAYVCGEETALLNSIEGKRGEVRTRPPYPAQQGLFNRPTLVNNVETLACVPWVIQNGGAAFTKIGTEKSNGSKLVSLDSAFNRPGLYEVECGTPLRKVIDELGQGFKKKVKALHIGGPLGGIVPLSKIDALGIDFESFQKEGFLLGHASVLSIPEDFPMVEYLEHLFQFTAVESCGKCFPCRIGSKRGEELLHQAQANGNTINRALFNDLLETMEIGSLCALGGGLPLGIKNALQYFDDELKAYFKVSEPQSRP, from the coding sequence ATGTCCAAGAACATTACATCACTCAGCGGCCGGGACGGAAAGGAGTTGGACGACTCCTTATGGGAACGGCTGCAACAAGTTGCTAATTCCGGCCATGGTTCGCCATCCGGTCAAATGTTAACGGAGGTCGCACAGGATTTCCTGGTGGGTGAAGCCGTTACTTACGGCACCAGTTCATTCTATGATTTCCTGAAGCGCGACAACAAGGACATCAAAGCATACGTGTGCAACGGCAGTACATGCTTGGTGGCCGGAACACAGGATCGCGTAAGTCGTGAACTGAAGCGTCATTTCAAAGCTGAGGAGATCGGGCACATGTGTTGCCTCGGACGCTGCCACGAGAACAGCGCGTTCAACGTCGGCGGACGGAATTACAGTGGCGATGCGATCGAACACATCGATGCTTTAGTGAAGGGCACTTCGTCTCCGCAAAGCGGAAAACACCACGTGGACACTTCCATGGAACAGCCGATACTCACGGCCCCGATGCCCGCGCTTGATGCGTTCTACGTATTGTGGGAACGTGTGTTGAAAGCCGATCCGAAGGATATTCTAAACGAGATCACCGTCGCTACGATCCGCGGTCGTGGTGGTGCAGGTTTCCCGATGGGATTCAAGCTACAAGCATGTCGCGATGCAGAGGATAGAACCGGGAACGGCACGCCCCGAAAGTACATTGTGTGTAATGCGGATGAAGGTGATCCGGCAGCTTTCAGCGATCGCTATTTATTGGAACAACGCCCTCATTTAGTGCTGCTCGGAATGATGATCGCAGGTTACTGCGCCGGTGCCGATACGGGTGTTTTGTACATCCGTGCCGAGTACCCCGAAGCCGTTGCGATCGTAAAGCAAGCCGTGAAGGATATCGAAGCGAAAGGCTGGATCGGAAAAGACATTAAAGGCAGTGGTTTCAACTACCGTTTCAAGGTGATCATGGCCGCTGGCGCATATGTGTGTGGCGAAGAAACCGCCCTACTGAACAGCATCGAAGGCAAGCGTGGCGAAGTGCGTACACGTCCACCCTACCCTGCACAACAAGGGCTCTTCAACCGACCAACATTGGTGAACAATGTGGAGACGCTAGCATGTGTTCCTTGGGTGATCCAGAACGGAGGTGCAGCCTTCACAAAGATCGGTACCGAGAAAAGTAACGGCAGTAAATTAGTGAGCCTCGATAGCGCGTTCAATAGACCCGGTTTGTACGAAGTGGAGTGTGGCACACCTTTGCGGAAAGTGATCGACGAACTCGGCCAAGGCTTTAAAAAGAAAGTGAAAGCACTGCACATCGGCGGGCCACTTGGCGGCATCGTTCCCCTGAGTAAGATCGATGCACTCGGTATCGACTTCGAAAGCTTCCAGAAGGAAGGTTTCCTACTCGGTCATGCCAGCGTGTTGAGCATTCCAGAGGATTTCCCGATGGTGGAATACCTCGAGCACCTCTTCCAATTCACGGCAGTGGAAAGCTGCGGAAAATGTTTCCCTTGTCGTATCGGTAGCAAACGCGGAGAGGAGTTATTGCATCAAGCGCAAGCGAACGGAAACACCATCAACCGCGCACTCTTCAACGACCTATTGGAGACCATGGAGATCGGAAGTCTATGCGCCCTGGGTGGTGGATTGCCGCTTGGTATTAAGAATGCGCTGCAGTATTTTGATGATGAGTTGAAGGCGTATTTCAAGGTCTCAGAACCCCAAAGCCGACCATAG